In Syntrophotaleaceae bacterium, the DNA window GTTCAGATCGACATCAAGCCGCGCATGCTCAGTCTGCGCTACCCCATGGAAGTGCCCCTGCACGGTGACTCCGCCCTGACCCTGCGCGCCCTGCTGCCTCTGCTGAAACGAAAAAAAGACCGCTCCTGGCGCAAAAAGGTGGAAAAGAATGTCGATCAGTGGTGGCAGATCCTGGAGGCCCGGGCCTATCACAGAGCCGATCCGATCAATCCTCAACGGCTCGTCTGGGAGCTCTCGTCCCGCCTGCCCGATCGCGCCATTATCACCTGCGATTCCGGTTCGTCGACCAACTGGTACGCCAGGGATCTGAAGCTGCGGCCGGGCATGATGGCTTCCCTTTCCGGCTCTCTGGCGACCATGTGCCCCGGGGTGCCTTATGCCATCGCCGCAAAATTCTGCCATCCCGATCGCCCGGCCATCGCCCTGGTCGGCGACGGCTCCATGCAGATGATCGGGCTGCTGGGTTTGATCACCGTTTCCGCCCACTGGCGTGAATGGGAGGACCCGCGGCTGATCATCTGCGTGATGAACAACCGCGACCTCAACCTGGTGTCCTGGGAGCAGCGCATCATGTCGGGTGATCCGAAATTCCTGGCCTCGCAGCAGTTGCCCGATTTCCCCTATGCCCGTTTCGCCGAACTGGTCGGCCTCAACGGCATCGAACTGAAAAGCCCGGAAGAGATTGGCGGGGTCTGGGAGGAGGCGTTGAGAAGCGACCGGCCGGTCATCATCGACGCCCACACCGATCCGGATGTGGCGCCCTTGCCCCCTCACATCAGCTACGAACAGGCAAGATCCTTTCTCTCCTCCCTGGTCAAGGGGGATCCGGATGCCTCCGGCATCGTCAGGCAGTCGATGAAGGACTTGGTCGAGTCATGGCTCCCCCATGGTCGAAAGTGAGCCGGAGAAAAGAAAATGGAGGGTCGGACCCCTGGTCACCACCATGGCTTTCCCCGTCGATTGAAACGGGGGCAAAGCCATCAAGACGAAGAAAGGAGACTTTCATGTTCGGACGCGACTCTTTTAGGGATATCAAGACCCGCAAGGGACCCGTCCTGACGCTGTTGGGTGGAGCCCTCGGCGCCACGACTTATTATACTTTCCGCCGCTGGAGGAAGCGGCATGAAAGGAAGGGGCGGGAAGGTCTGGGCCAAGAGCCTTCCCGTGAACATATTCGCATGAAGCCAGGAGACTGACTCTGAACGTTTTTCAGAAACTTAACCAGAAAGGAGAACAGGATCATGGGATTCAACCCTCTGGATGAAAAAGGTATGCCGTTGGAAAAGCAGTTCACCAACTGGTCGAAAATGAACGTCAAGCCCTACGACAAGAACGGCATCCATCCCTACAGCCGCTGCCGCCTGATCCTCATGAACGGTGCCGAGTTCGAGGCCAACTGGTTCGGCCATCAGTTCGCGCGGCATGCGGATGCGGAAATCAAGCGCAAGCTGGCCTTGACCCGACGGGCGGAACAGCAGCAGCAGAAGATGATCAGCTGGCGCTTCCCTGCGGATGAAACCGTGCTGGAGACAACCATCGGCTACGAACAGGTTGCCGTCGATCTTACCGCCTACCTGGCCCGCACCGAACCGGATCCGCTGGTCAAAAGCGCCCTCGATTTTGCCCTGCTCGAGGATTTCGACCACCTCTACCGCTACGCCAATCTGATGGACATGACCATGGGCAAGAAAGCGGCGGAACTGACCGGAGAATATACTGAGATCACCGTAGGCCGGCCGACGGTGCTCGAACACCGCCATCCCTTCGACGAAGTCCGCAATCATTTTGACGGCAAAAAGGCCGAATTCCTGACCAAGCTGCACGCCATGACCATCCTTGCCGCCGAACAGCAGACGATGAACTTTTACATGAACGTCGGCAACCGCCCGGAGGAGATGCTGGGACGCGGGCTGTACATGGAGATCGCTCAGATCGAGGAGCAGCATGTCACCCACTACGAATCCTTGCTGGACCCCTCCATGACCTGGTGTGAGCGCCTGGTCATGCACGAATACAATGAGTGCTACCTCTACTACTCCTGTCTGCAGAGCGAGACCGATTCCATGCTCAAACAGATGTGGCAGGAGCATCTCGACATGGAGATCGCCCACCTGCATGCGGCCATCGATATGATGAAACAGGTGGAGAAGCGGGACGCCGCGGAATTCCTGCCCAAGACCATGCCTGAGCAGTTGACCATCTTCGAGTCCAACATCGACTACGTCCGGCAGATCATTGCCGAACAGTCCGATTGGACCGCCGACGGCATCGAATACAAGGAGATGGACAGCCTGCCGAAGGATCACCGCTACTGGAAGCATCAGGACATCGTCAATGCAGGGGGAACCCCCAGCGTCGAGGTGGTCAAGAGCCATATCGAGAGACGGCGCGGCGAGTACCGCCAGGAGCTCAAGGGCCCCCATAACCTGGAAAAATACCGGGCCGCTCACTAAGCCCAAGGAGAGACAAGTATGGGGAAGAAAATCGCAGCGATAGTAGCAGAGATGTTCGAGGATTCGGAATACAACAAGCCGGTCGATGCCTACCGGCAGAAAGGCCACGAGGTGGTCAACATAGGCCTGGAGGCTGGGGAGACGGTGAC includes these proteins:
- a CDS encoding thiamine pyrophosphate-requiring protein, with product MAMNVSDFVIQRLYAWGVRRIYGYPGDGINGLMGALNRAENRIRFIQTRHEEMAAFMACAHAKFGGEVGVCMATSGPGAVHLLNGLYDAKMDHQPVVAILGQQATTAIGSDYQQEIDLISLFKDVAHQYVHMAAVPGQVRTIIDRALRIAKAERTVTCVIIPNDVQEKPAVESPPRKHGTVFTGIGFSEGAIVPREKDLQRAAAVLNAGSKVAMLVGAGALDATDEVLETADVLGAGIAKALLGKAVVADDLPHCTGSIGLLGTKPSWDLMMECDTLLMIGSGFPYAEFLPPEGQARGVQIDIKPRMLSLRYPMEVPLHGDSALTLRALLPLLKRKKDRSWRKKVEKNVDQWWQILEARAYHRADPINPQRLVWELSSRLPDRAIITCDSGSSTNWYARDLKLRPGMMASLSGSLATMCPGVPYAIAAKFCHPDRPAIALVGDGSMQMIGLLGLITVSAHWREWEDPRLIICVMNNRDLNLVSWEQRIMSGDPKFLASQQLPDFPYARFAELVGLNGIELKSPEEIGGVWEEALRSDRPVIIDAHTDPDVAPLPPHISYEQARSFLSSLVKGDPDASGIVRQSMKDLVESWLPHGRK